In the genome of Calderihabitans maritimus, the window TATCCTCTTTCACATACCGCTGGGATTTTACAGAAAAACTTGCTATCCGATGTCGGGTAATTTGAGCCAAGAGACTCCTGGAAACGCCCTCTATACCAAAAGTAAAGCTGGCATGCTCCACGGGAGAAAGATGTTCCATATTCATCAATTTGCGAATAAATTCCCTTTGATCATTTTGCTGAATACCTTCTTTTAACTCCTCTATAGTAGCCGCAGAATAACAAAGCTTGGCCCCCATGGCTACTATTTCTTCGGGCTCATGGGTGTATCTCAATAGTTCTACACGTAACTCTCGACGTCCCAATCTGTTCACTCCTTCGGTTTATCTACGATCTCCTCCAGGGAACCCAGAATTTCCTCTATACGCTCCAACTCCCCCATCAAATATAGATAGCCGATGAGACACTCCAAACCGGTACTGTAACGATAATCAATCACCGTAGCTTTTTTCGGGTAGTCACCTGACTTAGCATTACGCCCTCTTCTTACCATATTTTTTTCCTCATCCGTCAATTGCGGCTCAATGAACTTCAACAGGTCGGCCTGCGTACCGGCATTGACCAAATTAATGGCTTTATGGTGCAAATCCTTAACTTTAACAAAACCCTTGGCCAACAGTTGACAGCGCACATACAGCTCATAAACAGCATCACCGACGTAAGCTAAAGTCAACGGAGATAGCTTGTCCGGTGTCGGAACCGGAAAACTGAACTTCATCTCCCAACCACTTCCTCAAGTTTGTTTAGCCCATTTCCAACGGGGGCCATGGGGAGTGTCTTCCACTAAAACTCCCAGCTCTTTCAGCCGGTCGCGAATATGATCCGCCGTTGCCCAATCTTTCTTACGCCGGGCATCTTGACGTATTTCCAAAATTAATTCTAGTAAATCTTTGGTTATATTTTCCTCCTGTTGTGTGTCTTTCTCCTTTTGTTTTGCCAAATCAGGTAGAATACCTAAAACTTCTTCCCCCAGAGTAATAATTATTTCTTTGGTCTGACGTAACACCTCCTGAGTCTGGGAAGTAATTTCAAATTCGGGGTGATTAATGTAACTGTTGACTTCTCGACAGAGTTCAAACAAGGCAGCAATAGCCAAAGCCGTATTAAAATCATCGTCCATAGCTTGTTCAAACTTGGTGCGAGTTGTTGATAAAAACTCTAACAATTTTCTGCTTCCTTGTTCTACCTCTGGTGCAGTAGAGGACGTGCCCGGCTGCTTCCCTAGGATTTCATCAATATGGCTTAAACAAGATTTTATTCTTTCCAAACCTTTCTTACTGGCATTCAACTTCTCTTCATCAAAATCCAAAGGGCTTCGGTAGTGGGTTGAAAGGAGATAAAAACGGACTACATCAGGGTTATATTTTTCCAAAACTTCTCTCACTAGAAAAAAATTGCCCGATGATTTAGACATCTTCTCCTGGTTAACGGTTATAAAACCGTTATGGAGCCAGTAGCGGACAAAAGGAACCTCTCCTGTATATGCTTCTGACTGAGCGATCTCGTTCTCATGATGAGGAAAAATCAAATCATTGCCTCCACCATGGATGTCAAATCCGTTACCGAGGTACTTCAAAGACATAGCTGAACACTCGATATGCCATCCCGGCCTGCCCTTACCCCAGGGGCTGTCCCAAGCAGGTTCCCCGGGTCTTGCCGCCTTCCAGAGAGCGAAATCCAGAGGATCTTTCTTTCTAGCGTCAACTTCTATCCGAACGCCGCTCATAAGCTCTTCTACGGAACGCCCCGATAATTTCCCATAGTCAGGAAACTTGCGAACGCTAAAATATACATTACCTTCCACCACGTATGCATAACCTTTTTCTATCAATCTCTCTATCATAGCAATAATCTCCGGAATATGTTCACTTACCTTAGGATGAATATCTGCCCTCCGCACATTTAAAGCATCAGCATCCCGGTAATATTCCTGAATAAAGCGGGATGCCAATTCTAAAGCATCGATATTCTCTTCTCGGGCACGGTTGATGATCTTGTCATCAATATCAGTAAAGTTCTGTACATAAGTGAGTTTAAAACCTTTATACTGGAGGTAACGCCGGATGGTATCAAACACAACCAGCGGCCTGGCGTTTCCCAAATGAATGAAATTGTAGGTGGTTGGTCCGCAGACATACATGGTTACTTCCGGTGGACGCCGGGGTATAAATTCTTCCTTCCGCTTGGTTAAAGTATTATATACCTTAATGGTCACCAAGTTTCACCTCCATTTCGGTAATACGTCGTTCCAGCCGATCAATTTTCCGCTGTAAACAAAGAAGCATTTCAGCAACGGGATCGGGTAACTTATTATGCTGAAGATCTACTTCGGTTATTTTTTTATCGGCAATATTTTGACCATCCCGCACGACGATTTTACCGGGAACTCCTACTACCGTACAGTTGGGGGGAACATCCCGTAATACCACCGAGCCCGCACCTATTTTTACATTATCCCCAATGGTAATAGCCCCCAGCACTTTGGCTCCAGCACTTATGACCACGTTGTTTCCAATAGTAGGGTGTCGCTTGCCCTTTTCTTTACCAGTACCACCTAAAGTTACTCCTTGATACAAAGTAACATTGTTCCCTATCTCAGTAGTTTCACCTATAACTACACCCATGCCATGGTCAATAAAAAATCCTTCTCCTATTTTAGCACCAGGATGTATTTCAATTCCCGTTAACCATCTGTTAAACTGAGATATTATTCTAGGTAAAAGAACTAGTCCCTTTCTATATAGATAATGCGCAATCCGATGCAGAATTATAGCATGAAAGCCGGGATAGGTAAGTATAACTTCCCAAACACTTCTTGCCGCCGGATCTCGCTCAAAAATAACCTCAATATCCCTTTTGAGGAGACGGAACATACGGCGTATCATATGACTTTTCCCCCTTTCCAGAAAAATTTAAAAAACCTTTCGACACTGCAGGTTCACTGCAGAGACGAAAGGTTTCGCGGTCCCACTCTGCTTGAGCATATGCATGCCCCCCTCAGCGAATACCAGTAACCACCGGTATTCTAGGCCTTTAACGGAGCCAACCGTTGAAACCTACTAAAATTTCAGTCACAAACTCCGGGGTGCACTTCAGCACGTCCTGCCTAGAACTGCTCTCAGCCGCCGACAGTTCCTCTCTGAAGGTGGGGTCGCGCCTACTCTCCCCGTCATTGCTTTTTACGCTGTGTATTATTGTCGTTATTATAAACCTGATACTAATTAAATGTCAAGTTACAACGTTCCCTAATTTCCTTCTATCATATGCACCTTTTTTATACTGTTGTCTAAACGTTTTTGAATTAGTTCTACACCCAAAATAGGTATGATGTCATGTAATTCCGGTCCTTTGGTTTTTCCCGTCAAGGCTACGCGGATAGGCATAAATACTTTTCTTCCGCCAAGTTTAAGCTCCTTGGTCAATTCTTTCAACATTCGCTTTACCCGCTCGGGAGTAAGCTCCTTTTGCTCCGCCAATTTCTTGCGGAAATGCTCAATAACACGGGGAACCTGTTCTTCCTGCAGGATTTTTCGGGCTTCCTCGTCCTCTAGATTAACTTCCTCTCCGAAGAAAAGGCCGATATAATCCGTAATTTCCCCCACATAAGACAGGTAAGACTGCAAGGCGCCTACCACTCGCTTAACCCACTCATACTGTTCAGAAGAAAGCTCCGACGGCAGATATCCTTTTTCCTGGAGAAAAGGTATAGCTAAGTCAGTTATACGTTCTACTGAACTTCGACGAATATAATATCCATTCAACCAATTCAACTTATCCAAATCAAAAATAGCCGGGTTTTTCGCCACTCGTTCCAGGGAAAAATGCTCAATCAGTTCCGAAAGATCAAATATTTCCTCTTCTCCTTCAGGAGCCCATCCCAGCAAGGCCAAAAAATTAACCAGTGCCTCAGGGAGATAGCCTTTTTCTTTATATTGAATAACTGATGTAGCTCCATGACGCTTAGACATCTTAGACCGATCTTTCCCTAAAATCAGGGATATATGGGCATAGCGGGGGACCGGAAGCCCTAAAGCCTCGAACAGAAGAAGTTGCCTGGGCGTATTAGACAAATGCTCTTCCCCGCGAATCACATGGGTTATATTCATCTCGGCATCATCTACCACTACGGCAAAATTATAAGTGGGAATACCATCAGATTTAACAATAATAAAATCTCCAATACCGTTACTTTCAAAAACAACTTCTCCTCTTACCAAATCGTCCACAATGATTTTTCGGTTTTCTGGCACCCGGAACCGAATTGCCGGCTTACGCCCTTCTTTTTCAAGTTTTTCCCTTTCTGCCGGCGTCAAGTCACGACATTCACCCATGTAGCGAGGCATCTCGCCACGGGCCAACAGTTCTTCCCGTTGAGCCGCTAGCTCTTCTTCCGTACAATAGCAATAATATGCCTGTCCTTGTTCTAAAAGTCTAGTAACATATTTTTGATATAAATCCTGGCGTTCGGACTGACGATAAGGACCATGAGGCCCTCCTTTATCTATCCCCTCGTCCCACTCAATACCTAGCCACCGCAGGGCTTCTAAAATATTCTCTTCCGATTCCCTGCTGGAACGCTCCAGGTCAGTATCTTCTATCCTTACAATCATTTTGCCGTTATATTTTCGAGCCAAAAGATAATTAAAAAGAGCGGAACGAGCGCCTCCAATATGTAAAGGTCCCGTTGGACTCGGTGCAAAGCGTACTCTTACTTCTTCCATAAGCATACCCCCCTAGTCTTCGTGCTCTGACATTATATCATTCTAGAACTCAGAGAACAAGTTTATCCTTCCTCCTCCCGATCTTTCAAGAGAGTTGCCACCGCATAAGCCGCCATTCCTTGTTTCATGCCAACGAAACCTAAACCCTCAGTAGTCGTAGCTTTTACATTTACCTGCTCCCGACTGATTTGAAGAACTCCCGCCAAATTTTCTTCCATGCGGGGAATAAAGGGGGCCAATTTTGGACGCTCCGCCACCACAGTGACATCCACGTTGTTTATTTTATACCCTTTCGTTTTCAATAACTCTAGTGTTTTGTCCAACAACAACATGCTGGATATTCCCCGGTATTCCGCCTCCGTATCGGGAAAATGCCGCCCTATATCACCCATTCCTGCCGCGCCTAAGAGAGCGTCAATAACTGCATGAGCTAGTACATCTGCATCGGAATGCCCTTCTAACCCCAATTCAAAGGGTATTTTAACTCCACCTAAAATCAAGGGTCGACCTTTTACAAGCCGGTGCACATCATAACCTATACCCGATCGCATGTTTGTCTCCTTTCCAAAATTGTTTCCGCTAACCAGAAATCTTCCCAAGTAGTTATTTTAATATTTTGATAATCACCAAGTATTAATTTAACCTTAAATCCTGCTTCTTCTACTAATGTAGAATCATCAGTTGCCACGATGCCTTTTGTAAACGCTTTCTTATAAGCAGAAACAATCAAATCCCTGCGGAAAACTTGGGGAGTTTGAACCGCCCAAATCCTTTTTCTCTCAGGAGTAGATTCTACATAACCGTCAGGGCCGGCTATCTTAATGGTATCCTTGACAGGCACTGCAGCTACAGCAGCTCCAAGCTCTCTCGCTGCTTTGATTACTTGTTCTAACAACGATAACGTCAAAAATGGTCGCACACCATCATGCACGACCACATAGGTACAATCATTGGGTAAAGCGTGTAATCCATTATAAACTGATTCCTGCCGTTCCAAACCTCCAGGAATCACCTTACTTACTTTTTGAAAGTTATAAGGTTCGATAATTTTACGCCGGCAGTAATCTTCATCTCCCGGTGACACAACCAATATAATATTGTTAACTAAAGGGCTACTATCAAACACCTGAAGAGTTCTGGCAAGAATAGGTTTGTCCTTGAGTAACAAATACTGCTTGGGTACTTCGGCCTGCATCCGCGTACCTTTGCCGGCAGCAACTATAATCGCTGTAATGGAAGGCATGTAGCATTCATCTCCCTTTACTGCACGGTCATCCGCTGGCCTGCTTTCGCTCCAATATCTTAGGTCTGCCAAAAATCATTCTCCCCGCAGATGTTTGCAAAACACTGGTTACTACTATATCAATGTTTTGACCAATAAATTTCTTGCCGTTTTCTACTACTATCATGGTGCCATCATCTAAGTATCCGACACCCTGCCCAACCTCTTTCCCATCTTTGATTACATGTACCATCATCTCTTCTCCGGGCAAAACGATGGGCTTTACGGCATTGGCCAGCTCGTTGATGTTAAGTACTTTTACGCCCTGTAGTTCGGCCACTTTGTTAAGATTAAAATCGTTAGTAATTATAGGTGCTCCCAGTTGTTTTGCCAGCTTGACCAAACGACTGTCAACTTCCAATACGTCGTCAAATTCGTACTCGCATATTTGCACCCGCACATCTAGCTCTTTACGTATCTTATTCAAAATATCCAAACCTCTTCTTCCACGGTTGCGCTTGAGGAGATCGGGGGAATCAGCAATATGCCTCAATTCTTCTAAGACAAAATTAGGTATTAACAAAACCCCTTCGATAAATCCACTCTTACAAATATCGGCTATTCTCCCGTCAATTATTACACTGGTGTCCAATATCTTGGGCATGGATTGAAATTCAGTTTTACTTTGCTTATCCTTACTCACGAACCGGGGAAGGGAGGAAAAAATAGATAAAAGTTCTTCCTTTTTTTTGATACCTACACTCAAACCGACATACCCTAAAAAGAGAGTTACAATAATAGATATATAAGGCCCCACCAAATGCAATCTCGAAAGGCTAGAACCTAAAAGACTAGCTATGATAAGCCCCACAATAAGACCTATTGCCCCGCCAATAATATCTTGAATGGGCATTTTCAAAAGCTTTCCTATTAACCACCCGGAAAGTTGATCGAAACCTTGAATTAAACGAGGTGCCAAACTAAATCCACCGAGGGCAAATACAATGGTTAGTATTCCAATAATAGCCCCCTTAATCGCTCCTGGAATAACAACATTCCCCTGATTCGCCAAAAATACACCTAACGAAAAACCTGCTCCCGCCAATATAAAAGCTATAAAAAAACGTACAATTCTATTAACCATTTTGCAAAATTCACCTCCTTTCTTTATTGTTAACTACTATAGAGTATCATTATACCAAAGTTCTGGAAATTCCTTCATAAAAATGTTGTTAAATTGTTTTACCTCCTATATTTTCAAGCAAACATTCCTTCCAAGAGAGATTCTACCTTTTCTTCTGCTTCTCCTCGCGCCAGGACTAGTTCGCTGATCAAAATTTGCCGTGCATTCTCCAACATTCTTCTTTCACCGGTCGATAAACCTTTCTCCTGCTCCCGCAGGATAAGGTTACGCACAACTTCAGCTACTTCAAAAATGTTTCCGCTCTTTATCTTCTCCATGTTGGTCCGGTAGCGTTTATTCCAGTTTGACGACATATTACTTTTTTTATCTTTAAGGATCTTCAAAACTTCTTCAATCTCCGCCTCGTCTATCACTTGCCTTAAACCGACTTCCTCTACACTATCTATGGGAATCATCACTTTCATATCCCCGATCGGTATGTGCATAACATAATATTTTCGTTTTTGCCCCAGAACCTCTTTTTCTTCAATGGCTTCAATTATCCCGGCTCCATGCATTGGATAAACCACTTTATCTCCCACTTTGAACATAACTTCACCCCCAAAAAACCCTGATAAAACCATTTTAATAAAAAGATTTTCTTTTGTCAAAAGATTGGTATTATAACACATATTTTATTAACCGTCAACATTCCAACCAAGTATTTAAACTAATTTTTTAGAACAATCTGCTTCAAAGCTTACTACAATATTTATTAAATCTTTACATTTCTCATAACCGTAATCTTTGACTTAAAATTCCCCACTACTTATTTTCGAAGCAACAAATCTTCAGAAGGGAAATTGATGCAAGATTTTTCAGCAAAAATAAAAAAAAAGGGCTGACGCCACTCGTTTTTTTATGGGCAACCGGAACGAACCCTGTCCATCAACAATATGTATTATCTGAAAAACTGTATGGTCATGCACTTCTTCAGCCGCCCTTCTTTTCCAGATATAACCAAATGTTTTCCTTCAACTTGCGTAATCCATCTCTAATAGCCCGAGCTCTAACTTCACCAATTCCTTCCACTTCATCCAATTCTTCTACCGTCGCCGCTATGATACCCTGCAATGTCTCAAACTTATTTACTAAATTCTCTATTACGGCCATAGGCAGGCGCGGTATCTTCTTGAGCACCCTGAAACCTCTGGGAGTAACTGCAAAATCCAGGCTGCCCAGCGTTCCCCCGTACCCCAATATACGGCTGATATCCAAAAGATCCAGCACTTCTTCAGCCGCTGCTTCATGTAGGCACTCAGATACCTGTTCTTCAGTTTTTTCTCCTGCCGGAAGGTAATCCCGTACGAGTAACAACCCTTCTTCCTTTACCCCCTCAGACAGCTCCTCCAATTGCATGCTGATTAATCTTCCCTCATTACCTAACTCGACTACATAAAGCTCTATTTCTTTGATTATACGCATAACAATTTCTAGCCTTTGGATCACCGACACCACATCATGGACAGTTACGGTATTTTCCAACTCTAGATAAGTTAAGTTGGCTAGAGCTCTATCCAACTGATGTTTATATTTATCTAAAGTTTGAATTGCCTGGTTTGCTTTAGTTTGAATCAGCCCAATATCCCTTACGACGTATTTTAAGGGGCCCTTAAAAAGAGTGATTACATTTCTCCTCTGAGATATGGCAATTACCATAGCTCCTGTCTGACGGGCCACCCGCTCCGCAATCCGGTGCCGGATACCCGTTTCCTGCGAAGGAATGGTAGGTTGAGGAACTAGGTGAACATTAGCCCGCAATATTTTAGAGCCTTCTTGGTTAAGAATAATGGCCCCGTCCATCTTAGCCAACTCGTAAAGAGCGGCAGCATTAAATTCAGTATCAAGAAGAAAACCACCCTCTACAATTTCCATTATTTCCGGGCTATCTCCCAAAACAATCAAAGCACCCGTCCTAGCCCGCAAAATATTTTCTAATCCCTGTCGCAAAGTAGTGCCAGGGGCCACCTTAGATAGCATATTAAGAAGTTCAACTTGATCTTTTTTCTTCACCGACCTAACCTCCCAAAACTATTTCCAAAGCTTCTTTGACATTAGTTACTCCTATCAGTTCAATTTGCCCCTTATATTTAAGATTATTTAAATTGTTAGCCGGTAAAACACAACGCCGTAGACCTAGCTTTTCCGCTTCCCTCACGCGCTTTTCCAACTGAGAAACCGCTCTTACCTCTCCTGCCAGCCCAACTTCTCCTATTACCAGGGTATACGGATCAACTGGTATATCCTTGAAGCTGGAAGCTATTGCACTACAAATTCCTAAATCCAGGGCCGCTTCCTGCGTCCGAACACCTCCTACAATGTTAACGTATATATCCTGATTGCCTAAATTCAAGCTTATTCTTTTCTCTAAAACTGCAATCATAAGTAATACCCGTCCCAAGTCCAAGCCGGTAGCTAATCTTCGCGCATTATGATATGAAGAGGGGGTTACCAAAGCCTGTAGTTCAAATAAAACAGGTCTGGTTCCTTCCAAACTGGAGACTACCAGTGATCCGGTTGCCCCCAGAGGCCTTTCGGCCAGGAACATGGCTGAAGGATTTTTCACTTCCACCAGTCCCGTTTCTTTCATCTCAAAAACACCTATTTCGTTAGTTGAACCGAAACGATTTTTGACGGCCCGTAGCACCCGAAAAGTATGGTGTCTTTCTCCTTCTAAATATAGAACAGCATCTACCATATGTTCCAGCACCCGAGGTCCGGCTAATGAACCTTCTTTAGTAACGTGTCCAATCAAAAATATGGGAATGTTTTTTGTTTTTGCTATGGTCAGTAATTGAACACAACATTCTCTAACTTGAGATACCGTACCCGGAGCTGCAGGTAAGTCGGTTTTGTATATCGTTTGGATGGAATCAATAATAACCAAAACGGGGTTTAATTTTTCAATAAAATATTCAATATTCTCCAAACAAGTCTCCGTTAAAATATACAGTGAGGAAGAGAGAGTTCCAATTCTTTCTGCTCTTAAGCGTGTCTGCTTCAAAGATTCTTCACCTGATATGTATAGAACAGTCCCGTATTTCTTGCTAATGGTCCAGGCCACCATAAGCAGCAAGGTTGACTTTCCGATACCTGGGTCGCCGCCCACTAAAATTAAAGAACCAGGTAAAATGCCACCTCCTAACACTCTATCCAGTTCGACAATATCCGTTGCAAACCGTTCTTCGTTACTAGTAGTTATTTCCACAATCGACAAAGGAGGATTGGAAGACGCAACTCCCGACACTTTCTGCCTTTTTGCAGAAACTGTTTCCTGGACTAGAGTATTCCATTCACCGCAGCTGGGGCATCTCCCCAACCAGCCTAATGTTTCGTGACCGCATTGCTGGCAGACAAATCTTCTACCTTCTTTTCGCAGAGGTCCGTCCTCCTCTCTATCATATGCAAATTATTCCAAAAATATATTAGTATTATAGCACTATCAACCAAATGGAAAAAACCCCCCGGTACTCTTCCAGGGGGATAAGATACTTTACTATTCTTCTTTTTTCCTCAGCTCAATCTTGCCGTTGACCTCTTCAGCAATAATCTTATCGCCGGGTTTAAACTTCCCTTCCAGTAGTCCTTCCGACAACTTATCTTCTATTAGCCGGGAAATGGTCCGTTTCAGCGGTCTTGCTCCGTAAGTTTCATCGTAGCCCTCCTTAACTAGGATGGCTTTTGCTTCATCAGTTGCTTCTACGAATAAATCGTGTTCTTCCAATCTCTTGTTGAGATTATTTAGCATTAATTCTACAATTTCCTGGATATGTTCCTCGCGCAGGGAATGGAAGACAATGATTTCATCGATACGGTTGAGAAATTCAGGCCGGAAAGACCGTTTTAATTCATTTAAAACTCTGTCTTTCATAGCCTCATAATCGTCCTGAGTTAACTCTTTGGCAAAACCTACCCGCGTCTCCTTCCTAATCGTCTGAGCTCCGATATTAGAGGTCATTATTATTACTGTATTTCGGAAATCTACTGTCCGCCCCTTAGCATCGGTTAGACGGCCATCTTCTAGGACCTGTAGCAGGATATTAAATACTTCCGGATGGGCTTTTTCAATTTCATCCAGCAGTACCACCGAGTATGGTCTTCTTCTTACCGCTTCGGTAAGTTGTCCTGCTTCTTCGTATCCTACATATCCGGGAGGAGCTCCTATGAGACGAGACACGGTATGTCTTTCCATGTACTCGGACATATCTAACCTAACCATAGCATCTTCATCGCCAAAGAGTGCTTCAGCTAAGGCTCTTGCCAGTTCCGTCTTCCCTACTCCAGTGGGTCCGAGGAAAATAAACGAACCAATGGGGCGTTTAGGATCCTTCAACCCCGCTCTAGCCCGTCGAATAGCCCGGGCTACAGCTTCCACAGCTTCATCCTGCCCTATCACTCTTTCATGTAGGATTTCCTCCAATTTTAGAAGTCGTTCCGTTTCCTCCTGAGCGAGTTTGCTTACCGGAATTCCCGTCCAACTCGATACAATTTCCGCAATATGCTCTTCAGTCACTTCCGATTTCTCGAGACCCTTTTCTTTATCCCATTTCTCCTTAAGTTCTTCCAACTGGGACTGAATTTCTTTTTCCTCATCTCTCAACTTCGCCGCTTTTTCAAATTCCTGGCTGTGAACAGCAGCTTCCTTCTCTTTACGAACTTCTTCCAATCTTTTTTCTAGTTCTTTAATATCAGGCGGGGCAGTATATACCTTCAATCTTACCCGAGAAGCAGCTTCATCTATTAAGTCAATAGCTTTATCAGGCAAAAAACGTTCTGTAATATATCGGTCAGATAAGTTAACAGCCGCTTTTATGGCCTCATCGGTTATTTTAACTCTATGATGGGCCTCGTAACGGTCTCTTAAGCCCTTTAAGATTTCTATGGCTTCTTCACGGGTAGGTTCTCCAACCATAATAGGCTGGAACCTTCTTTCTAAAGCAGGATCTTTTTCAATATGCTTTCTGTATTCATCAAGAGTGGTTGCACCTATACACTGCAGCTCGCCTCTAGCTAAGGCAGGTTTCAATATGTTGGCTGCGTCTATTGCTCCTTCAGCCGCACCGGCCCCGATTAAAGTGTGCAGCTCATCAATAAATAAGATAATATTGCCTGCCCCGCGTATTTCGTCAATAACTTTTTTGAGTCTATCTTCAAATTCTCCTCTAAATTTAGTACCGGCTACTACAGCCGACATGTCTAAAGCAACAACTCTTTTATCTGCCAATACTTCCGGAACCTTGTTCTCTTTTATTCTTTGAGCCAATCCTTCCGCAATGGCCGTCTTACCTACCCCCGGCTCTCCAATCAACACCGGATTGTTTTTGGTACGGCGGCTTAACACTTGGATCACCCGTTCAATTTCCTTCTCGCGACCTATGACCGGATCCAGTTTGTCTTCCTCTGCGAGTTTGGTCAAGTCACGGCTGAATTGATCCAACGTTGGTGTATTAGTACGATCACGCTGTTTTCTTGCTTTGGCTCCAAAACCTGGTTTGGCCTGCATCGCCTCTCCCAAATCGCCAAAGAACATACTGAAAGCAGGCATTGCGCCACCACCTAGTAATACCATAACCTGCTGGCGAACTCTATCGGCACTCACTCCTAATCCTGTTAAGACTTGAGCCGCCACTCCGTCCTTTTCTCTCAGCAACCCTAATAAGATATGTTCAGTACCTACATAATTTACTCCCATTTTCTGGCTCTCTTCATTTGCCAATTCCAATACCCTCTTCGCCCGGGGAGTAAGCCCGGTAACCT includes:
- the radA gene encoding DNA repair protein RadA produces the protein MRKEGRRFVCQQCGHETLGWLGRCPSCGEWNTLVQETVSAKRQKVSGVASSNPPLSIVEITTSNEERFATDIVELDRVLGGGILPGSLILVGGDPGIGKSTLLLMVAWTISKKYGTVLYISGEESLKQTRLRAERIGTLSSSLYILTETCLENIEYFIEKLNPVLVIIDSIQTIYKTDLPAAPGTVSQVRECCVQLLTIAKTKNIPIFLIGHVTKEGSLAGPRVLEHMVDAVLYLEGERHHTFRVLRAVKNRFGSTNEIGVFEMKETGLVEVKNPSAMFLAERPLGATGSLVVSSLEGTRPVLFELQALVTPSSYHNARRLATGLDLGRVLLMIAVLEKRISLNLGNQDIYVNIVGGVRTQEAALDLGICSAIASSFKDIPVDPYTLVIGEVGLAGEVRAVSQLEKRVREAEKLGLRRCVLPANNLNNLKYKGQIELIGVTNVKEALEIVLGG
- a CDS encoding ATP-dependent Clp protease ATP-binding subunit, which encodes MFAKFTERAQRVIHLAQEEAKNLKHPAVGTEHLLLGLIREGEGVAAQALKNLGINLDKVREQIIQLIGQGDQPQQVTGLTPRAKRVLELANEESQKMGVNYVGTEHILLGLLREKDGVAAQVLTGLGVSADRVRQQVMVLLGGGAMPAFSMFFGDLGEAMQAKPGFGAKARKQRDRTNTPTLDQFSRDLTKLAEEDKLDPVIGREKEIERVIQVLSRRTKNNPVLIGEPGVGKTAIAEGLAQRIKENKVPEVLADKRVVALDMSAVVAGTKFRGEFEDRLKKVIDEIRGAGNIILFIDELHTLIGAGAAEGAIDAANILKPALARGELQCIGATTLDEYRKHIEKDPALERRFQPIMVGEPTREEAIEILKGLRDRYEAHHRVKITDEAIKAAVNLSDRYITERFLPDKAIDLIDEAASRVRLKVYTAPPDIKELEKRLEEVRKEKEAAVHSQEFEKAAKLRDEEKEIQSQLEELKEKWDKEKGLEKSEVTEEHIAEIVSSWTGIPVSKLAQEETERLLKLEEILHERVIGQDEAVEAVARAIRRARAGLKDPKRPIGSFIFLGPTGVGKTELARALAEALFGDEDAMVRLDMSEYMERHTVSRLIGAPPGYVGYEEAGQLTEAVRRRPYSVVLLDEIEKAHPEVFNILLQVLEDGRLTDAKGRTVDFRNTVIIMTSNIGAQTIRKETRVGFAKELTQDDYEAMKDRVLNELKRSFRPEFLNRIDEIIVFHSLREEHIQEIVELMLNNLNKRLEEHDLFVEATDEAKAILVKEGYDETYGARPLKRTISRLIEDKLSEGLLEGKFKPGDKIIAEEVNGKIELRKKEE